The Fuscovulum sp. sequence TTCTGGCGGCCATCAAACCGGAGCCTGTCATGCCCGTTACCCGCCGCGCCACCTCCATGACCCTCGACGCTGCCCTTCTGGATGAAGCGCGCGCCCTGGGTGTTAACCTGTCACGCGCGGCCGAAGAGGGCATCCTCGCCCAGGTCCGCGCAGAGCGCGCCCGCCGTTGGAAAGAGGACAACGCCGCAGAC is a genomic window containing:
- a CDS encoding type II toxin-antitoxin system CcdA family antitoxin, with amino-acid sequence MPVTRRATSMTLDAALLDEARALGVNLSRAAEEGILAQVRAERARRWKEDNAADISAYNKWIEENGVPLAKFRKF